One window from the genome of Salvia miltiorrhiza cultivar Shanhuang (shh) chromosome 7, IMPLAD_Smil_shh, whole genome shotgun sequence encodes:
- the LOC130995886 gene encoding nodulin-related protein 2-like, with translation MDSLSSLAKGGGDAKPQPAEEKSAAADLLTSAKEAGAAAQSGVTSAPAKAAGAAADLLDAASEYAKLDESKGVGKYVDQAENYLRDYSKQPAAAGTEGGGAGDYIKKAQEFFTQPSEGSAADKKEPESGEGGLLKAAAGFFNK, from the coding sequence ATGGATTCCTTGTCGAGCTTAGCAAAGGGTGGCGGCGATGCCAAGCCTCAGCCCGCCGAGGAGAAATCCGCAGCCGCCGATCTTCTGACGAGCGCCAAAGAAGCAGGGGCCGCGGCTCAATCCGGGGTCACCAGCGCGCCGGCAAAAGCCGCCGGCGCAGCCGCAGACCTCCTCGACGCCGCCTCGGAATACGCCAAGCTAGACGAGAGCAAAGGAGTGGGCAAGTACGTTGATCAAGCGGAGAACTATCTCCGCGACTACAGCAAGCAGCCCGCGGCCGCCGGAACTGAAGGCGGCGGAGCAGGGGATTATATCAAGAAGGCGCAGGAGTTCTTCACCCAGCCGTCCGAAGGCAGCGCGGCCGACAAGAAGGAACCGGAAAGTGGGGAGGGAGGCTTGCTCAAGGCCGCCGCCGGTTTCTTTAACAAATAA
- the LOC130994048 gene encoding nodulin-related protein 2-like — MDFISSFAKGGDSKKQPAAGEEKPSTADILADAKVVSEAARAQFSNQAEKCDKAKAAASAADLLDAASDYGKLDETQGVGKYVDQAEGYLRQYSGPNSTTAAAAAVAGEDKPAAATGIPSGEGEHIKKAEESVDGGEYVKKAEEKGESEGGYGDLMKAAGGFFNK, encoded by the coding sequence ATGGATTTCATCTCAAGCTTCGCAAAAGGCGGCGATTCCAAGAAACAGCCCGCCGCCGGCGAGGAGAAACCCTCAACCGCCGATATTTTGGCGGACGCCAAGGTGGTGTCGGAGGCGGCTCGAGCCCAGTTCAGCAACCAGGCTGAGAAGTGCGACAAGGCCaaggccgccgcctccgccgccgaccTCCTGGACGCCGCCTCGGACTACGGCAAGCTAGACGAGACCCAGGGAGTCGGCAAGTACGTTGATCAAGCGGAGGGCTATCTCCGCCAGTACAGCGGGCCCAattccaccaccgccgccgccgccgccgtcgccggcgAAGACAAACCTGCCGCCGCAACCGGAATCCCTTCAGGCGAAGGGGAGCATATCAAGAAGGCGGAGGAGTCCGTGGATGGAGGCGAGTACGTGAAGAAGGCGGAGGAGAAGGGCGAGTCGGAAGGCGGATATGGAGATTTGATGAAGGCTGCCGGCGGTTTCTTTAACAAATAA